One genomic segment of Alosa sapidissima isolate fAloSap1 chromosome 13, fAloSap1.pri, whole genome shotgun sequence includes these proteins:
- the LOC121680525 gene encoding uncharacterized protein LOC121680525, giving the protein MACNHSLITQPGGAKAPPGVMGNISTLAFQPTPARSRQLAPLDGVISPLTERIQYWRMHVKSDWIIKIIAKGYRLQFATPPPPFNGIVQSHATGESARVLQGEIISLLNKQAIRVVPFEQSRHGFYSRYFLVPKKGGGGLRPILDLRALNRYLRKYRFRMLTNDALMCFVRPGDWFTSVDLTDAFLHVTLAHRLILWSSTRLLSLKATHVPGVLNLGADLLSRGNPRYGDWKLHSDVVAQIWLRTGRAKVDLFASEENAQCPMFFFLRDQKAPLGIDALAHQWPHVLLYAFPPLELITPTLARVREQSLSLILVAPRWPGKPWLAEIIPLLHSPPWPLPPRRDLLSQANGEIFHPHPERLALWVWPVKG; this is encoded by the exons ATGGCGTGCAATCACTCCCTAATAACGCAACCAGGCGGAGCCAAAGCTCCACCGGGGGTGATGGGCAACATAAGCACGCTAGCGTTCCAGCCCACGCCAGCTCGGTCGCGCCAGTTAGCGCCACTAGATGGCGTCATTTCGCCACTGACCGAGCGCATCCAGTACTGGCGGATGCACGTGAAGTCAGACTGGATAATAAAGATTATAGCGAAAGGCTACCGCCTACAGTTCgctacacccccacccccgttCAATGGGATTGTACAATCCCACGCTACAGGGGAATCTGCCCGTGTTCTACAGGGGGAAATCATTTCCCTGTTAAACAAACAAGCGATCAGGGTAGTCCCCTTCGAGCAAAGCCGTCACGGTTTTTACTCGAGGTATTTTCTGGTCccaaagaaagggggggggggcttgcgcCCGATATTGGACCTGCGTGCACTGAACAGATACTTAAGAAAGTACAGGTTCAGGATGCTAACCAACGACGCATTAATGTGCTTCGTGCGCCCGGGCGATTGGTTCACCTCAGTGGATCTGACCGATGCGTTCCTACACGTC ACGTTGGCACACAGACTGATCTTATGGAGCAGCACACGGCTCCTGTCGTTGAAAGCCACACACGTCCCCGGTGTATTGAATTTGGGTGCAGATTTATTATCCAGGGGCAACCCCCGCTACGGAGACTGGAAACTCCACAGCGATGTGGTGGCTCAAATCTGGTTGCGAACGGGTCGAGCGAAAGTGGACTTATTCGCCTCAGAGGAGAATGCGCAATGTCCGATGTTTTTCTTCCTGCGCGATCAGAAAGCCCCGTTAGGGATAGATGCTTTGGCACACCAGTGGCCACACGTCCTGCTCTATGCCTTCCCTCCGTTGGAACTGATCACTCCAACGCTCGCCAGGGTGCGGGAACAGAGCCTCTCACTCATTCTCGTAGCCCCGCGCTGGCCAGGGAAACCCTGGCTAGCAGAAATAATCCCGTTACTCCACTCCCCACCGTGGCCGCTGCCCCCCCGCAGGGACCTGCTGTCCCAAGCGAACGGGGAAATATTTCACCCTCATCCAGAGCGCCTGGCCCTCTGGGTCTGGCCCGTGAAAGGCTGA